In Alosa sapidissima isolate fAloSap1 chromosome 5, fAloSap1.pri, whole genome shotgun sequence, the genomic stretch ccctagaggctattttgttatctgtgtgtttgacacTCGGACTCAAATTGTTCTATAGACCCTTCACTTCAACTTAGAAGTGAAAATAAAACTTTAACACCAATTTGAAATGACTGAGAAAAATTACACATACATACGACCCCACTACAACCTTGGTAATTAACTTCCAAAGTTTGCTCCAACTCGTGGCAGAAGTTAAGCAACGAATGTCTCgaaactgagagagaaaaaggccgTAAAAAATAATTGGGTGAAAAGTTCACTTCAGAATGATCACTTCAGTAAGCAAAGTATGGCATCAGTCATGACTATGGGTCGGGCTTCCCATGTGTTAGACTCTGTCACAGCGACATTCTGAATGCAGCTCAGGAGAGGTGTATGAGGATGTGGGGCACTTAGGCCCTGTCCCCATCTCAGCTTGTTTGTTGAGGTGAACTTCATGAAAGATGCGTCTTAGGCTTAATATTATAATAAATTAGGAGATGTAAACGGAACAGTTCTAAAAAAACACCACTGCTCAAAGTCATCTCCTCCTAGACTACGGAAAAGCGGCCTTTTTATCCCAAACAGACAAGCCTCCACCAGGTGTTTCCCAAGTCCAAGGGAATGTTGCGTCTGAGGGAAACGAAACATAAAAACAAGCCGAGAGAGCACACTCTTCATACCAGGACTCTAATCTGGCCAACTACGCATATGACAATGTTATAAGAACTGTCCCTCATATAGGAGCCAAACCCATGATAAACCTGAGGGATTACCATACTTTAAGAAATGTTGTAGTTAAGAATCTGGTGTAACAGTTCCATGtttattgtgttttattttatttttttcaaacctAACATTCAACCCCACAAACATATGTATACCCACTCAGTAACAGACAATAAAGCCCTAATCAGTCATTTAGCAGTGCTTGTGTATGAACTAATTCTAGATCATGAGGTGTTTTGGAGCATTGGTGAGTGCAACAGAAACCTAATGTCTTTAATAGTATTTTCCCTggaaaggtgctctaagtgatgttggGTAAcctcacttctgttgacattcaagcaaaacagagagctagctcgctactccccccaTTTCCGTCCCGTGTAATTGATACTCTCCTAAACATGCATCTTGTTGgcgattggctggaacagtttgttatgtttttatggtccaggctggaccaaagtttttgttgtcgtttttggagcctgggctgtccacagagaccgtgtttttttacagtgtattcagggcacaggcagctagcggatggtgaagtgatgtttgctgtatgtgatgTTTTACTTTAGAAACCGCATAactcacttagagcacctttaaatatcacatcacttagagcacctttaaatatcGTTTGTTTCATTCACAATGATCAATTTATATTacataacattacattacattaggctgacacatttttaaccaaagcgactcaatttcaattcaatgtcACAATTTTTGCCAATGTGTAACAATTATGTATCACCTACAAACAGAATAACACTTAAATTCTGGTGTCATTTATGAAGAAATGTCACACTTATTCATATTAACATCCAATTATTAGCATGAAATCCTACAACTATAGCAAATTGCAGACTCAATAATAAAACCCTATATAATCAGTCTTTGATATGATAACTGCCAAGTCATTTTTGGCTGAGGACAAATaaagtgaaatatatatatattactttgagaatgctatgatttacaaatcatgtCAACCCTATATTGAGAATAGTTCTAAGACATCATATCAGCTGTTGAAGGAGAGAAATGTAGCTatgtcatggaaaatataagcaCATTTGGAATTATAcgtctcaaaaaagttgggactaTGACAAAAAAGGCTGGTAAAGtggtgtaatgataaagacaacATAATTTTAAATTATACATCATAAAATCTGTAATTCTACAACAGAATAACATTTTGTGTCTTCAGGCATACATTTCTAATAGCATTTGTGAAGACATAATAAAATATAGTCGCAAACGGCAGtagcgggcccgagcacctgcggtcCGCAACACATGGTATTTCGGAATGCAACAATGCCCTCACATGTGGTGCATGCGTCAAATGCACGTATCTGAtttgtgtgctatttgtttttgcacgTTTTATACACCGGAAACActtactcacttcctgttggatGTGATGTTTTACACCAATGATAttcactaggtggcgctatacacaAATATGTGGGGTACAATGATGTGCTTCCAAGTAACCAATTTATGACATACATTTCCTGATATGGTGTGCAACAGCTGACAAAAACTCCGTCAGCCTACCcactggggtggggggggcatgaCCCCCCTCCCCTTATATTCATCTTAGGGAGGTCCATATCCCTACCaactcttgtgtgtgtgggtgaaactATTTGCTGACCACAAGACTCAAttacataagggggcgctatggagtccCTGGGACACTTGGGGCCAAATCTCTGTCCCAGACTAGGGGAGATATGAGGGATGATATGGTTGCCAAATTTCATGATTTGATGCCAGTGGGAACCATTTTGACACATTTTGTGTTTATTCAGCGAAATATTTAAATTTATTGTGTCACCATTTCGACACATTTCAACATCAACAATCCCTTCTctaattatcatcaacaacatcTTGACATCATGTATTCTAATTTTGATATGGTTCTGATGAACCACCTAGGAAAAGTGTGTCAAAATGTATCATGTGccaataaaacaaaatagacAGTTGTtacgtgtgtatgtatatgtctgtgtgtgtatgcgcaagtgagcgtgtgtttctgtgcgtgtGAAATCATACCCTGctatttgcctgtgtgtgtgtgtgtgtgtgtgtgtgtctggtgcccCCTCCTGGAGGAGTGAGGTCGTGGCTGGGACTGCTGAGGGCCTGTGCAGGTTTCATCTTCTGAGGGCATGTGCTCCTTACAAACCTTTGAGAGATCCctccaccaccctacaggcacTCCATGTCCTAACTGCACGTGATGCAGGCGAGTGTTAGCAACAAAATCGTCTTGAATACATTGTTTTCAATTGAAAAAAAGTGGACGTGACTCATGTCAATGCAGCGCAATGTTCTGAGCAGAACTTTTGTGGAACGCGccatttgtttctttttctgtcactCATGCTGTCCTGCTATTTTGAAGGAGAAGTATGATGCAATAGAACTGCATGTATGATGGATTGAGTGTGGACAGAGAGCACTCAATGCTACGCCATAGTCGGATGCTTGTATGCAGTTAGAATAAGATGACAGACTTTAGGGCCCCAGCGGCCACCAGCAGCTTTCTCCACAGCTgttcaatagacctctgaagtttgcctacaaaaaagctaccatttTTGTCCATACAAGGAGATCCGGTGTCTTGAGATTTTTCCAAACGTTTTCctctacacacttttgtcctctgccttcgagtggatactgtgatctccggtagGTCAATACGAcacactttgatttttgctacctcagagctaacttgcaatgcaacttaccataggtagttagctttaattaacacccggatctccttatatgagcaaagatggcagctttgggtgCTTTTTGTAGATGAAATTCAAAGGTCTATGGGACATGCCGCTGCGaggtgacctatgacctttgacAGACACTTGGTGCTAGGGGACACTGGATTGATAATCACTTTCCAAAATGACTTGGTAACCAGCCAATTTAAAGTAAAAACATAGTACCatttgttatggttatggttgtgGTTACACTTGTTGCACTGACCCTACACTGTGGAAAGCTCTAAAGCTCCTGGCACCAATATCACTGATGCTAAATGGCTGACGCCAAGCCTCTGAAACCTGATCCTGGACTTAAGGAACATTAGAACACCAGTGACATTTCCCAAGTTTTCTGCATAGAGGCACATAAACACTAattattaagtgtgtgtgtattttggaaGAAGCAGGTGTTTAGGGATGGTGCTGTAGGCCTTGTTATTATTATGGGATATAACTTACATCCTCCCAAAGCAGCTTGTCTGCATTTGACCTCACTCAGACTGTACTCAACAGATGGAATTAAATTAAGTAAAGCTGCCCATGTATCACCAAACTACAATAAAGTCATAATTCAGCCACATCATAACACAAAGTTTGCAATTTGACATCAAACCAtggaatacatttttttttcatttgattttttttttgtataactTACATTATTGTGTGACGAAGGAAGAATTGTGATTTATTTCTCCTTTATGCTTAATTTAcctatttaaatgttaaaataaaataaagttgTATGTTGTAAGTTGTAATAAATCAAGATATCCTCACAGGCCCGGTACAGAGTGGCTGTGGCATGTCCAAAGCTGACAGCAGACTTGCCTGTTCTGCTCCTGGGGCTTTGGGAAGTCTGGAATGACCCCATCTGCTTAAAGCCAGAACACATTTAGGCCATCAAGGGTTTTAGAATTAtactttattttcaaacaagATACCAAATACGCACCAGAGGAATCAGCTCTGATAGTGTAACATCAAGCAGAGTGAAACAGTTTGAGTGTATAGATGTGTAATGCTGTGTTCTGTGTAcactgtgaagcgctttgagtgttgagaaaagcgctatataaatgtaacgtgttgttgttgttgttgttgttggaatGCTGTGTTCTGTGTACACTGTGTAATGATGTGCTTCAGTGCACTTCTTGTTGTTTGGGCATGTTAAACTACACCACACTCAGAGAAGAGGGAGGTTGTCATGTGGGTAACTACTTGAGTAAGAGTGTTAAGTTCATGTGCAGAGGAACAAAGAAAGCCCTGTAGGCCATCATGCAGAGAGACACTTCTAATCTAAACGATAAATCACACGTCTAAATGATAGGATTGTTGAACTAAAGAATAACTTCAGTGGTAAACTAATCTCCAAATATTCCTCTGAGAGACACATCAGTGGCCATCAAGCTATATAACTTTTCCCCCTCTTTGCTGCAGTGGTGTGGCTGAAGGATGTGATTTACCTTTTTTTTACTTCTTTTacttttatgtgtgtttgtttacatgcacaggacGGTGCTGTTGTGACAGTCAAATTTCcttcgggatgaataaagtatatcGCTTATCTTATCAGCCAACATTTTGATATTTACTAGAATTGTATTTTTAATATGCGAGTACTCCAATGTTCCCTATATACTCAAATAGCCAGAATTCAAAACAGAGGCAGCAATATGACACGCATGATTTCCATAACAGTTGCTCAGTAACATTCTCATCTCAGTGTGCAGTTACAGAGGGCTTGACCTTTTGGGTTCCACACCTGACGTAGTAGAGGAATAAGGGCCGAACAGCATCGTCTCTCAGGCCGTAGATCAGGGGGCTCAGGCAACGAGGCAGAATGAGAACAAAGAGATAATTCAGGTAGCGCAGGTCCATGAACAGACGACTGCTGCTGGTCATAGCCAGGGCTCTCTCTATAGTTCCATACAGAAATGAGTTCAGGCACAGGCCCAGCTGGATGAGGTGCAGCAGGAGCGTCCTGTGCGCTTTCTTAGCCGACTCTTTATCACTGGAGGCAGAACGAGCCACAAGCATCACACTGATGTAGGTGAAGACGATGATCACCGTCACAATCACAAAATAGAAGCCGTTGAAGCCCTGAAACACGTCCGCCTGCCACGGGGCCATGAAGATGCGCTCGCGCGTGCAGAACATGCGCTCGCTGAAGAAACGGCCGTCTCTGGCTACCGCGTACAGGATGTCGATCACCACGTTCACGCCCCCGAGGAACCATATGAGCAGGA encodes the following:
- the LOC121709230 gene encoding odorant receptor 131-2-like isoform X2 codes for the protein MFQVQLNEGPLTKLVVSIVMSTLFVWVNCLLLFTLSRKPVFRETPRYVLFSHMLCNDSVQLVSTSLLYILSMSYVQVHKAACSVALFVSSSTFFNAPLNLALMSLERYVAICFPLRHATIATPATTAVAILLIWFLGGVNVVIDILYAVARDGRFFSERMFCTRERIFMAPWQADVFQGFNGFYFVIVTVIIVFTYISVMLVARSASSDKESAKKAHRTLLLHLIQLGLCLNSFLYGTIERALAMTSSSRLFMDLRYLNYLFVLILPRCLSPLIYGLRDDAVRPLFLYYVRCGTQKVKPSVTAH
- the LOC121709230 gene encoding odorant receptor 131-2-like isoform X1, with amino-acid sequence MADANSSSQQALFVHQQMFQVQLNEGPLTKLVVSIVMSTLFVWVNCLLLFTLSRKPVFRETPRYVLFSHMLCNDSVQLVSTSLLYILSMSYVQVHKAACSVALFVSSSTFFNAPLNLALMSLERYVAICFPLRHATIATPATTAVAILLIWFLGGVNVVIDILYAVARDGRFFSERMFCTRERIFMAPWQADVFQGFNGFYFVIVTVIIVFTYISVMLVARSASSDKESAKKAHRTLLLHLIQLGLCLNSFLYGTIERALAMTSSSRLFMDLRYLNYLFVLILPRCLSPLIYGLRDDAVRPLFLYYVRCGTQKVKPSVTAH